The region TATATTGGGGAGTAATTTCTGTTAAATAATGCCAATATATTCAACCATAGTATAGATTTTATATGAGTGCGATTGTTCTTTTACAATGCTTTGATTCTTTTTAATCTGTCAACTGATGGTTTGCAGTTTTTTGCTTTGTCTTCATGCAGTTTAATGTTTGGACCTGATATATGTGGCACCCAGACAAAAAAGCTCCATGCTATACTTTCATACCAGGGACAGAACTATCCTATAAAGAAGGATTTGCAATGTGAAACTGATAAATTAACTCATGTTTACACATTTATTCTAAGACCTGATGCCTCTTTCAGTCTGCTTGTTGATAATCGAGAACGAGAATCAGGAAGCATGTACACTGACTGGGATATTCTTCCCCCTCGGAAAATTAAAGATGTCCATGCAAAAAAGGTTACCTTTTCAGATTTATTTTGATCATACCATTTGTTTGCAAGTTTTTTATGCTACATCTTGTCTAATTCATCAACTGCTGTTTTATGACAGCCCAAAGACTGGGATGAGAAGGAATACATTGATGATCCTAATGATGTTAAGCCAGAGGTTCGGAactgatatatattttttcttttttataattgtgtTGGCAAGCTGCTTATTTGCTgcttattttacttttttcgATTTGTGTTTTTCCAGGGCTATGATTCTATTCCTTCTGAAATTCCAGATCCAAAAGCTAAGAAGGTACTTAGGTTACTACAGAATTAGTTATGAGGGCAAACTGTTTAGTTGAAATTTTGCTGCTTTGCACCAGCATGGGAGGGaactttttgaattttgatggTTCTTGCTTGACTGTTAGGATGGTGTTGTTGGTGTCAATGTTTGTTGAAATCAAATCTCTTGTGATTGAGTGGCTCTTTTGCTTTTTGATCAGCCTGATACAtgggatgatgatgaggatggtaTATGGAGACCTCCAAAGGTTCCAAATCCAGCATACAAGGGACCATGGAAGCGCAAGGTATGTTTAGTGAGGTTTGAGTAATATTGATGGCTGGAGAGTCATTACTTATGACAGCTGAGTttgtttatctctttttattttactaaaaccACAGAGGATCAAGAATCCAAACTACAAGGGCAAATGGAAGATCCCATGGATTGACAACCCAGGTGAGCTAATACTCTTTATTCAACAATTTACCTGGCGTATTTCTATGAGATAAGTCTCTTCTGATTTACTGCATTATTCTCCTGTTAAGTATTTTGCTCTTGATAAATCCAAAACATTCTTTAGGGTTAAGTTTAGCAGCTCCTAATCAACaatctattattcaaaataagGCATGTGGTTTGTTTTGGAGCCTTAAAAGAGGAGTTAATTAAATTCTATGATCCATATAAGGGCTGGTGATCCATTGTGCACAAACAAGAGTTTCTAATCAGTTAACATCAACTCTGTTAAAATGAGATGATTTGAACATGTGAAACATACTCAGCAATGTCCCTTCTAAGAGATATCTCTTATTCATGTTGGAAGCTCAGATGGGCATATCCAAAAGAATTTTGAGCTGCATCTGATTTGGATATCTCGGTGTTTGGTAGGAACCTATTGCTAAGTAATATCTTTGGAATTCATCCACGCTATGTTCCCTAAATACAAGTATATAACTGCTATTGACGATATACACTGGAGTTTGCTTTATACTTTAGAATGAGAGGTTAATGGATATTTAGgcattttatcaatttttctgGTTGTTGTGTGTTATCTTGTGCCACAAATATAAAATTCCCACTTTGAAATGCATTGAAGTATATGTTAATGCTGAACACTTATTTTTTGAGCAGAGTTTGAAGATGATCCAGATCTTTATGTACTGAAACCTATAAAATATGTGGGAATTGAAGTATGGCAGGTAATACTtcaattttgattatattttctgAAGTTCACCTGCTGGCTTCTTCACGTGTTAGTACATTGCTCTAACTATAGTTCTATGTAATCTGCTACTCAATGTAATACAGGTCAAGGCTGGCTCTGTCTTTGACAATATTTTAATATGTGATGACCCAGCATATGCAAAACAAGTTGTGGAGGAAACTTGGGCCAAAAATAGAGAGGTGGATGTTCATACTTGCCTgcatttttcttttgcattcATACAGCAAGACCATCTTTCATCTATGCAATTTTCTCATGATTATATGTCAGGCTGAGAAGGAAGCGTTTGAGGAAGCAGAGAAAATAAGACGAGCTAAAGAAGAAGAGGTAATACACAAGTTGCAAACCTTTTTTCCTGTGGAACCTCTTTAAAAATACAACACCCAAACTCAGTGTGCCATAGCATATCCAAAATACTCCATCAGGATTTTCAGTGTAAGAAAATTTGTATACTTGCACTTTCTATGCAGGATGCCCAGAGGGCAAGGGAGGAAGGTGAGCGCAGGAGAAAAGAGAGGGGAAATGACCGGCGTCACCGTGATAGAGAGAGATACAAGGACAGATATAGAAGGGTACATCATTCTTATCCCGATTACTTTTCTTCACCTAACTTTCTTTCATGAAAACTTGGTTTCCATATCATTAACTTCCATGCTCAAACAATATTGTTGAATCGTTGCGGAGCTGATTAGATTACAAGAATCAAGAAATGTGGCAATAGGTTTTCGCATTGAACAATACTATCTCTTTTATGATAATTCTCATTCTTCTACTTGACTAACAATATCTTCACGCCCTGTCTTGCTATGCTGACACTAGTTGCCGCCTTGCAAGGTCAATTTGTTATTGCAGGCCATTTTCTATGACTCTAACCTATAACTGTTATAGCATGTTGCTAAACTATTGATTCTGATTGAGCAAACCACTTCGTTTTAGTTTGTTGCCGATATTCCACTAATGTTGTTCCTCATTTGAAAGAACAAGATTCATTGACTCTGTGTGAGTAATTTTGAAAACTATCAGGGCCTCCTTTGTCTTGGCCTTCTGGTTGTTACATGGTTTATACTAGTTTCTATTGAATCCTTTTGTTCATAAATGATTTGAAAGAAGAACACCATAATTGTCCATCATCTTTAAGTTCAGTTATTCCAATCCTTGCTGTCCAAAACTCTTGATGCTAATGGTGCTCTAGTTAATGAGCATTATAAGTTGGATCTTAATCCATCTGTAGAACTTTGCATATGTTGCACTTGAGGTCAGATAGATGAGAACACAAACATTGCTGTTATGATAATTTGTAAAAACAATGCTCATCTAACTTGAAATCCTTATCTACAGAACCGGGACTATCTCGACGATGATTACCATGTAAGTGCAAAGCTCAATTGTCTTTCATGTCATTGTTATCACTCTCCAAATCACATTTTCATCCTCATTTAATCTCTATCAATGCAGGATGAATTGTGAGAAGACGCCTTCGACGACTTCCGGCAATCAAAAATGGCTTCGAAGTTCATCATCATCCAAGGGGCAATAAAGAATTTCATCATATATTGTGTTCATTTATGCTCTCCATTGTACCATGAATTGCAAGAAACTTGCAGCTTTTATTTCTGTCTCAAGAAACGCTTTAGAACAAACAAACcttttgttgtattattgtATTGTGTCATTGTGAACTACACAGTGCTGATCTCGAGGcaaggatttttttaaaaaaaatttaaaactattcattaaacattaatttaacTGCACTGATGCTGATAGTTATTTAAGATAACATTTTtccacattaaataaataaataaataaattatccgaataaaaatataaaaaaaaataaaaaaataaaaattaatgaatattaaCCAGAGAAGAACATCGTGATCTCCAAACACACTCGAAAGACAAGGCCACGCTTTTCTTGGAATCCATTTCGCTTTCGTTTAGGGTTTCATTTCCATTCCTCTCTTGAGAGCTTCGAGATTCATCGTCAATGGAGATTGAGGGGCCTCAGGAGGATGAATCCAGCTTCAGCCATGAGATCACCACCATGCCTGACCACCCTCCGAGGCGCGGCGTCGGTCACCGGCGAGCGCAGTCGGAGATCCTTGGCCTCCCGGATGATATCAGCTTCGATAGCGATCTTGGCGTGGTTGGCTCCGCCGCTGAAGGCGGTGGCCCTTCGCTCTCCGACGAGGCAGATGAGGACTTGCTCAGCGGGGATATGCTTGAATCTTCGCCGGGGGTGATGTCTGGGATGGGCATTGCCGGTGGGGAGGGTTTGGGTTCGAGTTGGATGGAGAGACCGAGGATTAGGCATCAGCATAGCCAGTCTATGGATGGATCGACAACGGCCAAGCCGGAGACGTTGGGAAATGAGG is a window of Dioscorea cayenensis subsp. rotundata cultivar TDr96_F1 chromosome 5, TDr96_F1_v2_PseudoChromosome.rev07_lg8_w22 25.fasta, whole genome shotgun sequence DNA encoding:
- the LOC120261658 gene encoding calreticulin-3-like, whose protein sequence is MADGALGFPSRLELQRKLWLLVFVLGLCFSGSASEVIFEERFEDGWQSRWVISDWKKSEGKAGTFKHTAGKWAADLDDKGIQTYPDARHFAISAKIPEFSNKNRTLVVQYSIKFEQDIECGGGYIKLMSGYVNQKKFGGDTPYSLMFGPDICGTQTKKLHAILSYQGQNYPIKKDLQCETDKLTHVYTFILRPDASFSLLVDNRERESGSMYTDWDILPPRKIKDVHAKKPKDWDEKEYIDDPNDVKPEGYDSIPSEIPDPKAKKPDTWDDDEDGIWRPPKVPNPAYKGPWKRKRIKNPNYKGKWKIPWIDNPEFEDDPDLYVLKPIKYVGIEVWQVKAGSVFDNILICDDPAYAKQVVEETWAKNREAEKEAFEEAEKIRRAKEEEDAQRAREEGERRRKERGNDRRHRDRERYKDRYRRNRDYLDDDYHDEL